In Novosphingobium kaempferiae, the DNA window TCTTTATCGTCTCACTCATTGGTGGCTTGCTTGGCCTTGTAATTCAAGGCCTGTTTTTTGACGGTTCGTTCATGCGCGGGGTCTGTCCGCTGTTCGGCTCTGTGATCGCAGGTCTGCATGTTCCGATCGCCTGTCTTGTCCTGCGCGGCAAATCGCGTGCGCGGCAAGATCGTTGAGACGGTCGAACCGAACCCTATCCCGACAGCCCGCTTTCCTACAGCCCCATGCCCACGGTAGCCTGCGCGAATGTCCCGCCCAGCCACGTCATTCTCCCGCACGCCCGATGCACGCCGCCACAAGACGACACTTTCGGCGCACAAGGCGACACATTTCCCGGGGAAGGCGACACTCTGCACCCACAAGGCGACACATTCCGCCCCAAGGTGACAGGTTTGCCCTCTGGACCGTGTAAACCGTGTAAACCTGTCGCCTTGCGGCACGACCCGAGGCGGTCAGTTCAGCCGCCCGATTACCCGCACTGCCCCCGGTGGAGCAGTTTGTGGTCGGCGAGGACGAGCGCCATCATCGCCTCCACCACCGGCACGCCGCGGATGCCGACACAGGGGTCGTGGCGGCCCTTGGTGAACATTTCGGTCGCTTCGCCGGAACGGTTGATGGTCTGCTGCGGGGTCAGGATCGAGCTGGTCGGCTTGAACGCCACGCGGCACGTCACCGGCTGGCCGGTCGAGATGCCCCCGGCGATGCCGCCCGCGTGGTTCGCCAGGAACTCCGGCGCGCCGTCCGGTCCTTCGGCGCCCTGGACTTTGGCGGGCCGCATCGGGTCGGCGTTCTGCTCGCCCGAAAGGCGCGCGGCGGCGAAGCCGTCGCCGATCTCGATGCCCTTGACCGCGTTGATGCCCATCATCGCCGCCGCAAGGTCCGCGTCGAGCTTGCCGTAGAGCGGCGCGCCCCAGCCGGCGGGCACGCCGCTGGCGTAGCATTCCACCACCGCGCCAACCGAGGAGCCGGACTTGCGGGCATCATCGACGATCTTCTCCCAGCGCTGCGCGGCGGCGGCATCGGGGCAGAAGAATGGGTTCTGGGTGATCTCGGCCTCGTCGAACTTGCCGGGGTCGATCATGTCGCCGCCGATCTCGGAGACGTAGGCGAGGATCTTCACCTCGGGGATGACGAGCCGCGCCACCGCCCCCGCCGCCACGCGGCTGGCGGTTTCGCGCGCGGAGGAACGCCCGCCGCCGCGATAGTCGCGGAAACCGTACTTGGCGTCATAGGCATAGTCGGCATGGCCCGGGCGATAGGCGACCGCGACCTCGGAGTAGTCCTTGGAGCGCTGGTCGACGTTCTCGATCATCAGGCTGATCGGGGTGCCGGTGGTGCGGCCTTCGAACACGCCCGAGAGGATGCGGACCTGGTCCGGCTCCTGTCGCTGGGTGGTGAACTTCGACTGCCCCGGACGGCGCGCGTCGAGGAAGGGCTGGATCACGCTCTCGTCGATGGAGAGGCCCGGCGGGCACCCGTCGACGACCGCACCGATGGCGGGCCCGTGGCTTTCGCCCCAGGTGGTGAAACGGAAAAGGCGGCCGAAGCTGTTCACGCTCATGATGGCTCTGCGCCTTGTCGGCAAACGCGCGGTTTGTCCAGTGGAGTACACTGCGGCGGTCGGATCGGGGCGATGCGCCCGCATTGGACGTAATCGTTCCCATGACGAGACACTTCCCGCTCAAAACGGTCCCTTTGAACACTTGTCGATTCGGTTTGGCATCGGCAGGGGAGAACGATGTTTCTGGTCGTATTCCGCAACCGCAAGCGTGCCGACATCGACGTCGACGCCTATATCCACGATTCGATGGAGATGGAGGCGCTCGCCGAGGCGCAGCCCGGGTTCCTCCTGTTCCGCAGCTACACGGCGGACGACGGGGAAGTTCTGTCCATGTCGGAATGGGAAAGCGCGGAGCATGCAGCAGCCTGGGCGCGCCATGCCGAACACGTCGTCGTCCAGCAGCGCGGGCGTGCGGAGTACTATCAGGAATACACGCTCTACGCCTGCGATGTGCCAAGGGTGCAGCGCTTCGACATGAGCGCCGCGCCGCAGGGCTGAACGCGGGTATTCACCGCCCACGGCTTCGTGTATCGCCCCGTGCAAGGCAGGCGCATTCCTTGCGATTATCCCTGCGATCCAGCACGATAGGTACGGCATGGCGATCGAGGTCTACGGCATCCCCAACTGCGACACCGTGAAGAAGGCGCGTGTCTGGCTCGATGCGCAGGGGCTGGCCTACACCTTCCACGACTACAAGAAGGAAGGCGCGGCTCCCGAGAAGCTGGCGACGTGGATCGACGCGGCCGGTCTCGACAAGGTGCTGAACCGCGCGGGCACCACTTTCCGCAAGCTGCCCGATGCCGACAAGGCCGACCTCGATGCGGGCAAGGCGATCGCGCTGATGGTCGCCAATCCCAGCACGATCAAGCGGCCCGTGGTCGAGCATCCCGGGGGCGTTCTCGTCGGCTTCAAGGAGCCCGAGTGGGCGGCGGCGCTGGCCTGATTCGGGTCTGAAGCCGTGAACTGGGTCGAATGGATCGCGGCCGCGCTCGGCCTTGCGAACATCGCGCTGCTGGTGCGGCGCAGCGTGTGGAACTACCCGTTCGGCATGGCGATGGTGGCGCTCTACGCCGTCGTGTTCTTCGAGGCCAAGCTTTACGGAGAGGCCGGGCTCCAGCTGTTCTTCTTCGCCGCGCAGGCTTGGGGCTGGTGGCTCTGGGTGCGCGCCGGCGAGGGCGATTCGCAGGTGCCGGTGCGCTGGCTGGGCAATCTCAGCCGCCTCGTCTGGGCGACGGCCACGGCGGCGCTGGCGCTCAACCTTGGTTGGGTGATGCACCGCTTCACCGACGCCTCGCTGCCTTATGCCGATGCGGCCATCGCCGGGGCCAGTATCGCCGCGCAGATCCTGCTCGGCTTCCGCCGGATCGAGAACTGGGTGCTGTGGATCCTGATCGATGTGGCATCGGTCGCGGTCTACGTCACCAAGGGCCTGTGGCCGACCGCCGCGCTCTATACCGTGTTCCTGGTGATGTCGGCGCTGGGCCTGCGCGAATGGATCGCGGCGTACAGAAAGCAATCATGAAGACCGTCTGCCTCCACGGCGCCGAGAGCACGGGGAAATCCGTGCTGTGCGAGCGCTTCCTCGTCACCCGCGGCTGGCCTTTCGTGCCCGAATACGGGCGGACCTATTGCGAGGAGAACGGCATCGACCTGACGATGACCGACCTTCTCGTCATCGCCGAAGGTCAGGCCCGCGCCAATCGCAGGGCGATGCAGGACGCGCCCGAGGTGCTGCTGTTCGACACCGACCAGCTGATGACGGCGGCCTGGGCGCAGATGCTGTTCGGCGAAGTGCCGGAGCAGCTTCTCACTTATCCCAAGGCCGACCTCTACTTGCTGTTCGAGGCGGACGTGCCCTGGCGCGAGGACGGCACCCGCTTCTTCGGCGAGGACCAGACCCGCGCCCGCTTCGCCGCGCTGGCGGAGGAGGCGCTTCTGCACGCCGGGGTGCCCTTCGTGCGCATCGCCGGGACATGGGAGGAGCGCGAGGCGAAGGCGGTGGCCGCGATCGAGGGGCTGCTAGCGGCTTAGCGGCGCGCCCGCTTCCATTCACCCACCGGAGCGACCGGCAGGCCGGCGTCGAGCAGCCCGAGCACGCCCGGCCTCGCCGCCTTGATCTGCGGCACCGCGCTGACGGCGGGCAGGGCGGTCATGATGTCCCAGTCGTGGTTCTTCCAGTGCTCTGCCGGGATCAGGCGCATGCGGGTGTCGATGCTCGGCTCCCCTTCGACGACGAGGTGGTACTGGTCGTCGTCGATGGCCCAGCCTTCGGCGAGCTTGCGGGTGAGATACCAGATCACCGTCAGGCTCACGACCGTCTCGCCGCCCAGCTTGCCGCGCCAGCCACCGCGCAGGGCGGCATTGGTGCCCTTGTCCATCCGCAGCCAGCCAAGGTCGACGTCCTCGGCGGCGGTGGCGTATTCGCAGAAGAACTCGATGTCGTCGAAGGCGAGGCCCAGCGCGTCGCCGATCCTCTCCACCGCGTCGCGGAACAGGATCAGCCACGCCTGCGCGCGCCCCGCCAGTTCCTCGGTCATGCCGCCGGGCTCGCCGATGCCGAGGAAGCCCCAGGTCTCCACAGATTCATAGACCGAGCAATCGGCCGATTCGGTGATCGCGACCGAGCGCACGTCGCGGCAGATCGCGGTCATGCTGGCGATGACCGAGTTGATCCAGCCGGGGTTGATGCCGGTGATGTAGAGCGAGGAACCGCCCTTCGCGCAGGCCGCCTCCAGCCGGTCCTTCACCGCGCCGCGAATGCCGCCGACGTTGAGGAACAGGTTGGTCGAGATCACGTCCAGCCCACTCTCCAGCAGCCGCACGGCATGGTCCAGATCGGCCTCGAACGGCGTATAGAGCACCGTATCGGCGCCGAGTGCGATGAGGGCGTCGATGTCGTTGGTGGCGGCGATCCCGGTGTCGGGCCGCCCGCACAGCGCACCGGCATCCTCACCCTTCTTGGCGTCCGACCACGCATAGCAGCCCGCCAGTTCCAGTCGCGGATCGTCGAGGATGGCGCGCAGGGCATGCTTGCCGACCTTGCCGGTGGTCCACTGGATGACGCGCAGCTTGTCCATCTCACTCTCCCGCTTCGGCCCGTTTCGGGCGAGTGTCGGGCGGGCGGCGCGGGGAGGGTAGTCCCCGCGCGGGGATCAGGCCTTGCGCGCGGTCGCGATGAAGTTGAGCGAGAGATCGTCCGAGAGGTGCAGCCCCTTTAGCGGCGACCACGAGATGCCGCGCGGGGTGCCGAGTTCCAGACCCGCGCCCGCCGCCAGATCGTGCAGTTCCTCAGGGGTGACGAACTGGCTCCATTCGTGGGTGCCGCGCGGCACCTGGCCGAGCCGTTCGGCGGCCTCCACCAGCAGCACGCGTGAGCGGGCGGTGCGGTTGGGGCAGGAGAGGATCATCAGCCCGTCATCGGCCAGGGCACCGGCAAGCTGGCCGATGAAGGCGGCCTTGTCGGTGACGTGCTCGATCACTTCGAGCGAGCAGACGAGATCGAATCCAGAGAGGCCGAGCGACCCGAGTTCCCCTGCGCGGTAGTCGATGGAGAGGCCG includes these proteins:
- the ubiG gene encoding bifunctional 2-polyprenyl-6-hydroxyphenol methylase/3-demethylubiquinol 3-O-methyltransferase UbiG; amino-acid sequence: MDNATASLTPSGATIDPKEAAHFGALAAEWWDPKGTSAMLHKLNPVRLAFIREAIDGHFGTDSRSLKPLAGKRALDAGCGAGLLCEPLARMGAAVTGVDAAPENAAAARAHAEAGGLSIDYRAGELGSLGLSGFDLVCSLEVIEHVTDKAAFIGQLAGALADDGLMILSCPNRTARSRVLLVEAAERLGQVPRGTHEWSQFVTPEELHDLAAGAGLELGTPRGISWSPLKGLHLSDDLSLNFIATARKA
- a CDS encoding AAA family ATPase; this translates as MKTVCLHGAESTGKSVLCERFLVTRGWPFVPEYGRTYCEENGIDLTMTDLLVIAEGQARANRRAMQDAPEVLLFDTDQLMTAAWAQMLFGEVPEQLLTYPKADLYLLFEADVPWREDGTRFFGEDQTRARFAALAEEALLHAGVPFVRIAGTWEEREAKAVAAIEGLLAA
- a CDS encoding arsenate reductase gives rise to the protein MAIEVYGIPNCDTVKKARVWLDAQGLAYTFHDYKKEGAAPEKLATWIDAAGLDKVLNRAGTTFRKLPDADKADLDAGKAIALMVANPSTIKRPVVEHPGGVLVGFKEPEWAAALA
- the aroC gene encoding chorismate synthase → MSVNSFGRLFRFTTWGESHGPAIGAVVDGCPPGLSIDESVIQPFLDARRPGQSKFTTQRQEPDQVRILSGVFEGRTTGTPISLMIENVDQRSKDYSEVAVAYRPGHADYAYDAKYGFRDYRGGGRSSARETASRVAAGAVARLVIPEVKILAYVSEIGGDMIDPGKFDEAEITQNPFFCPDAAAAQRWEKIVDDARKSGSSVGAVVECYASGVPAGWGAPLYGKLDADLAAAMMGINAVKGIEIGDGFAAARLSGEQNADPMRPAKVQGAEGPDGAPEFLANHAGGIAGGISTGQPVTCRVAFKPTSSILTPQQTINRSGEATEMFTKGRHDPCVGIRGVPVVEAMMALVLADHKLLHRGQCG
- the pnuC gene encoding nicotinamide riboside transporter PnuC, which translates into the protein MNWVEWIAAALGLANIALLVRRSVWNYPFGMAMVALYAVVFFEAKLYGEAGLQLFFFAAQAWGWWLWVRAGEGDSQVPVRWLGNLSRLVWATATAALALNLGWVMHRFTDASLPYADAAIAGASIAAQILLGFRRIENWVLWILIDVASVAVYVTKGLWPTAALYTVFLVMSALGLREWIAAYRKQS
- a CDS encoding antibiotic biosynthesis monooxygenase family protein — its product is MFLVVFRNRKRADIDVDAYIHDSMEMEALAEAQPGFLLFRSYTADDGEVLSMSEWESAEHAAAWARHAEHVVVQQRGRAEYYQEYTLYACDVPRVQRFDMSAAPQG